One genomic segment of Natrononativus amylolyticus includes these proteins:
- the grpE gene encoding nucleotide exchange factor GrpE: protein MSEDEGMNAASQDVPSGKEPDEETDAEATRESPSESDLEAEIAPETSDDVQDVLDRVAQYDDDLAREVGSIAETARETVSSQRAELEDLRERVDAQAETIEELQEELEARERTLSERDEQIEELTSTVKRTQADFQNYKKRAKKRQNQLEERATEDLVSRLVGVRDNLKRALEEESDDVESLREGVEMTMREFDRVLEEENVAEIEPEPGAAVDPQRHEVMVQVDSAHPEGTVADVFTPGYEMGGKVIQNAQVTVSNGELDGEPSAEESETDEASAGDRDDAAPSSRDE from the coding sequence ATGAGCGAAGACGAGGGCATGAACGCAGCCAGTCAGGATGTCCCGTCAGGGAAGGAACCCGACGAGGAAACCGACGCCGAAGCGACCCGAGAGTCGCCGTCCGAGAGCGACCTCGAGGCGGAGATCGCTCCCGAGACGAGCGACGACGTCCAGGACGTCCTGGACCGGGTCGCCCAGTACGACGACGACCTCGCACGCGAGGTGGGTTCGATCGCCGAGACCGCCCGGGAGACCGTCTCGAGCCAGCGCGCCGAACTCGAGGACCTGCGCGAGCGCGTCGACGCCCAGGCCGAGACGATCGAGGAACTCCAGGAAGAACTCGAGGCCCGCGAGCGGACGCTGTCCGAGCGCGACGAGCAGATCGAGGAGCTGACGTCGACGGTCAAGCGCACGCAGGCCGACTTCCAGAACTACAAGAAGCGGGCGAAAAAGCGCCAGAACCAGCTCGAGGAGCGGGCGACCGAGGACCTCGTCTCGCGGCTCGTCGGGGTGCGCGACAACCTCAAACGCGCCCTCGAGGAGGAGAGCGACGACGTAGAGAGCCTCCGCGAGGGCGTCGAGATGACGATGCGGGAGTTCGACCGGGTGCTCGAGGAGGAGAACGTCGCCGAGATCGAACCCGAGCCGGGAGCGGCCGTCGACCCCCAGCGCCACGAGGTGATGGTGCAAGTCGACAGCGCCCACCCCGAGGGGACCGTCGCCGACGTCTTCACGCCCGGCTACGAGATGGGCGGCAAGGTCATCCAGAACGCGCAGGTGACGGTGAGCAACGGCGAACTCGACGGGGAGCCGTCGGCGGAGGAGTCCGAGACCGACGAGGCGTCGGCCGGCGACCGCGACGACGCGGCCCCGTCCTCGAGGGACGAATAA